The Diorhabda sublineata isolate icDioSubl1.1 chromosome 9, icDioSubl1.1, whole genome shotgun sequence nucleotide sequence ATTTATTATACTGTTTGAATATTAAGTACAAAGGTAGGACTTACATAGGGTATACAGTAGATCCCAATCGTAGGATTAAGCAACACAATAAGGGAAAACAATTTGGAGGCGCATGGAAAACTAGTAATAAAGGACCATGGTAtaatctattatattttttcgtatgagtaattaatttttttttcgttaggTCTATGGTATTAATAATACATGGATTTCCAAATGACATATCAGCACTTCGGGTATCAGTTTTCAcgttatattaatatataaattgtattgaaatagattttgtagtttgaatGGGCCTGGCAACATCCTCATGTATCTAGGAGGTTAAAACATgtaagtaaaaagaaaaaaactgaaaaaacgtTTGACTTTTGTATAAGAGTTTTATCGGAAATGCTACAAGTGGGACCATGGTGTAGACTACCACTTTGTATCCGATGGTTAAATCAAGATTTCATCACTGATTTCCCAGTAAGTgatttaaactataatttatatGTATACAAATATACAGATTTCCATTTAGGTGTGTTCATTACCTCCACTTCATATGCCGATATGTAATGGTTCAGTAGTGAGTAAAAAAGTGACAAAACCAACTTTAACtgataataaatcaaatattatccAAACCTGTGATGTGTGTGGCGAAAAAATTATTACGCAAGCAATTAAATGTGTTAATTACAACTGTGATCTAACAGCTCATTTACTTTGTTTATCTAACAGTTTTTTAAAGCCCGGAGAATACATTCCTATTGAAGGACGATGTCTGAAATgtgagaatatttatttatgggGTGATTATGTACGAAAATACAAGGGATGTTACAATAATATGAATCTAAGTATCAGTATTCAGGATGCTAATGAATTATACATGTCAGACTCAGAATGATTGTATTATTTCTgcacatattttattaataaataatttttatatctatcaaagttttcatttaaaaaaccagATTTAGTATTACCctttatttcaaatgattatgTTAAAGGTGTTGGGATCAAACTATTGTAGat carries:
- the LOC130448719 gene encoding structure-specific endonuclease subunit slx1; the protein is MSADTIENFYGVYLLYCLNIKYKGRTYIGYTVDPNRRIKQHNKGKQFGGAWKTSNKGPWSMVLIIHGFPNDISALRFEWAWQHPHVSRRLKHVSKKKKTEKTFDFCIRVLSEMLQVGPWCRLPLCIRWLNQDFITDFPVCSLPPLHMPICNGSVVSKKVTKPTLTDNKSNIIQTCDVCGEKIITQAIKCVNYNCDLTAHLLCLSNSFLKPGEYIPIEGRCLKCENIYLWGDYVRKYKGCYNNMNLSISIQDANELYMSDSE